The following are encoded together in the Flavobacterium sp. TR2 genome:
- the guaA gene encoding glutamine-hydrolyzing GMP synthase yields the protein MQHNVLILDFGSQYTQLIARRVRELNIFCEIFPYNHIPSDLSSYKAVILGGSPFSVRGEDAPHPDLSQIRGKMPLLAVCYGAQYLAHFSGGEVAASNTREYGRANLSYIKEGETFFEGVSENSQVWMSHSDSIKALPTNAVKLASTHDVEFAAYKIEGETTYAIQYHPEVYHSTDGKKMLENFLVKIAEVPQNFTPNAFVDEMVAELKEKLGNDKVVLGLSGGVDSTVAAVLLNKAIGQNLYCIFVNNGLLRKNEFENVLNQYKGMGLNVKGVDAGDRFLGELAGISDPETKRKTIGRVFIEVFDDESHLLEDVKWLAQGTIYPDVIESVSVKGPSATIKSHHNVGGLPDYMKLKIVEPLRMLFKDEVRRVGATLGIDPELLGRHPFPGPGLSIRILGDITPEKVRILQDVDSVFIEGLKSWGLYDKVWQAGAILLPVNSVGVMGDERTYEKVVALRAVESTDGMTADWVHLPYDFLMKVSNDIINKVKGVNRVVYDISSKPPATIEWE from the coding sequence ATGCAACACAACGTACTTATTTTAGATTTCGGATCGCAATATACTCAGCTTATTGCGCGTAGAGTTCGCGAATTAAATATATTCTGCGAAATTTTTCCTTACAATCACATTCCAAGTGATTTATCAAGTTATAAAGCCGTAATTTTAGGAGGAAGCCCTTTCTCTGTAAGAGGAGAAGATGCGCCACATCCTGATTTATCACAAATTAGAGGCAAAATGCCTTTGCTTGCCGTTTGTTATGGAGCACAATATTTGGCTCATTTCAGCGGTGGTGAAGTAGCTGCTTCTAATACAAGAGAATACGGTAGAGCAAACTTGTCTTATATTAAAGAAGGCGAAACTTTCTTTGAAGGAGTTTCAGAAAATAGCCAAGTTTGGATGAGCCATAGCGATAGTATCAAAGCTCTTCCAACAAATGCTGTAAAATTAGCCAGCACGCATGATGTAGAATTTGCTGCTTACAAAATTGAAGGCGAAACGACTTATGCAATTCAATACCATCCAGAAGTTTACCATTCTACAGATGGGAAGAAAATGCTTGAAAACTTCTTAGTAAAAATTGCTGAAGTTCCTCAAAACTTTACTCCAAATGCTTTCGTTGATGAAATGGTAGCAGAATTGAAAGAAAAACTAGGAAATGATAAAGTAGTTCTTGGTTTATCTGGAGGAGTAGATTCGACAGTGGCAGCAGTTTTGTTAAACAAAGCAATCGGACAAAATTTATATTGCATCTTCGTAAATAACGGTCTTTTACGTAAAAACGAATTCGAAAATGTATTGAACCAATACAAAGGAATGGGATTAAACGTAAAAGGTGTAGATGCGGGAGATCGTTTTCTTGGCGAATTAGCAGGAATCAGTGATCCAGAAACAAAACGTAAAACAATCGGTCGTGTATTTATCGAAGTTTTTGATGATGAATCGCACCTATTAGAAGACGTAAAATGGTTGGCGCAAGGAACTATTTACCCAGACGTTATCGAGTCTGTTTCGGTAAAAGGGCCATCAGCTACAATTAAATCGCACCACAATGTTGGTGGGTTGCCAGATTATATGAAATTAAAAATTGTAGAACCGCTTAGAATGCTTTTCAAAGACGAAGTGCGAAGAGTAGGAGCTACATTAGGAATAGATCCTGAATTGCTGGGAAGACACCCTTTCCCAGGACCGGGATTATCAATTCGAATCTTAGGAGATATTACTCCAGAGAAAGTTAGAATTTTGCAAGATGTAGATTCTGTATTTATCGAAGGATTAAAGTCTTGGGGATTATACGATAAAGTTTGGCAGGCTGGAGCAATTTTGCTTCCAGTAAACTCTGTTGGTGTTATGGGCGACGAGCGTACGTACGAAAAAGTAGTGGCGCTTAGAGCTGTAGAATCAACAGATGGTATGACTGCTGACTGGGTTCATTTGCCTTACGATTTCTTGATGAAAGTATCTAATGATATTATCAATAAAGTAAAAGGTGTGAATCGTGTAGTTTACGATATTAGTTCAAAACCACCTGCAACAATTGAGTGGGAATAG
- a CDS encoding RidA family protein, with protein sequence MKRENILTGSPWEDKMGYCRAVRIGNIVEVSGTVAIVDGEKVKADDAYAQTYNILERVEKVLEDLNVGMKDVIRTRIFTTDVSTFEEVARAHSAFFKDVKPTTGFYGISKLVAPEYLVEIEFTAVV encoded by the coding sequence ATGAAAAGAGAAAATATCTTAACTGGATCACCGTGGGAAGACAAAATGGGATATTGCCGTGCCGTAAGAATTGGCAATATTGTTGAAGTTTCTGGAACTGTAGCCATTGTTGACGGCGAAAAAGTAAAAGCTGATGACGCTTATGCTCAAACGTATAATATTTTGGAACGAGTAGAAAAAGTTTTAGAAGATTTGAATGTAGGCATGAAAGACGTTATTAGAACAAGAATTTTCACAACAGACGTTTCTACTTTCGAAGAAGTGGCCAGAGCACACTCTGCTTTCTTTAAAGATGTAAAACCAACTACAGGATTTTACGGAATCAGCAAATTGGTTGCTCCAGAATATTTGGTTGAAATCGAATTTACAGCTGTAGTATAA
- a CDS encoding OsmC family protein, whose product MTSKVTYLGDLRTSSIHVQSGSEIISDAPLDNNGKGEAFSPTDTVANALASCMMTIMGIKARDLEVDFVGSTAEVTKIMNAEPRRIGAIEIVFQMKSNADEKSKTILERAAMTCPVFLSLSSEIEKKISFNWN is encoded by the coding sequence ATGACATCAAAAGTAACCTATTTAGGAGATTTAAGAACAAGTTCGATTCACGTGCAGTCAGGAAGCGAAATCATTTCTGACGCACCATTAGATAATAACGGAAAAGGAGAAGCATTTTCTCCAACAGATACAGTAGCAAACGCTTTGGCAAGCTGCATGATGACTATTATGGGAATCAAAGCCCGCGATTTAGAAGTTGATTTTGTTGGTTCTACAGCAGAAGTAACTAAAATTATGAATGCAGAGCCAAGAAGAATTGGAGCAATCGAGATTGTATTTCAAATGAAAAGCAACGCTGACGAAAAGAGCAAAACAATTTTGGAGCGTGCTGCAATGACTTGTCCAGTTTTTTTAAGTTTAAGCAGTGAAATTGAAAAGAAAATTAGTTTCAACTGGAACTAA
- a CDS encoding LysM peptidoglycan-binding domain-containing protein yields MRELLTISLVFILSFNKIIAQDSIIEHKIQKGETAYFIAQKYKVSIDEIYKLNPESQNGIKDNQVLKIPVHNLENTVSKQRTHIVAPKETLFGLSKQYQVSVEAIQKANQETLANGLQIGQELIIPQNSDHSPTENVVLSKTTHQVVAKESLFSIARQYNVSVQDLENLNKDILINGLQIGQTISIPNKRKTLDGRVRVINQETVFHVVEPKETKFSIAKKYGISIDQLESQNPEIVNGLIVGNKLAINTKEIKPANESEELMLALAEKQVVVEKTKAKTVEIEDLKDRLVVQKEMNQKIIKINDLKVNLNDMNGSKENSVEKLRLVLEANKNVQDVLMAKLDSLVVAMNDDLKELKRMDILNVEESKRLEKQSFEGINKTNELSSQLKKELAENRKVYAGLMNKVEKIAVEENQEYKKKIRESEKKANAEPLQQRLSLEEIKRYKDEQQKGDVQNQLLIAKMDSLDIQKKIEVKRHISKASYYSMEARKFDDKLALIKLKKYQDEAVKKQKKNNTVENSKIISLEEMKQELKDNPLRADKTVKVEVYDNLREVSNGYYLVLGIFTDAVDRDKLIMKLIDSGDFNASFFFNINSLSYYVYSDKFENMEEVLYKCKKKEEDELYKEILIAKVEIDLR; encoded by the coding sequence ATGAGAGAACTTTTAACAATTTCTCTTGTGTTTATTTTGTCTTTTAACAAAATAATTGCGCAAGATTCAATTATCGAGCACAAGATTCAAAAAGGTGAAACCGCTTATTTTATTGCCCAAAAGTATAAGGTTTCTATCGATGAGATTTACAAACTCAACCCCGAATCGCAAAACGGAATCAAAGACAATCAGGTTTTAAAGATTCCAGTTCACAACCTAGAAAACACGGTTTCAAAGCAGCGAACCCATATTGTTGCGCCAAAAGAAACATTGTTTGGCTTATCTAAACAATATCAGGTTTCTGTAGAAGCCATTCAGAAAGCCAATCAGGAAACTCTTGCCAACGGACTTCAAATAGGTCAAGAACTGATTATTCCTCAAAATTCAGATCATTCTCCAACAGAAAATGTGGTTCTTTCAAAAACGACACATCAAGTTGTGGCTAAAGAATCTTTGTTTAGCATTGCGAGACAGTACAATGTTTCGGTTCAGGATTTAGAAAATCTCAATAAAGATATTTTAATTAATGGATTGCAGATTGGTCAGACGATTTCGATTCCAAACAAAAGAAAAACATTGGACGGAAGAGTTCGTGTTATCAATCAGGAAACGGTTTTTCATGTCGTTGAACCAAAGGAAACCAAGTTTTCGATTGCCAAGAAATACGGAATTTCAATAGATCAATTAGAATCTCAAAATCCTGAAATTGTAAACGGATTAATTGTTGGAAACAAATTGGCTATTAATACCAAAGAGATAAAACCAGCAAATGAAAGCGAAGAATTGATGCTGGCTCTGGCCGAAAAACAGGTTGTGGTTGAAAAAACAAAAGCCAAAACAGTTGAAATAGAAGATTTGAAAGACCGTTTGGTTGTTCAGAAAGAAATGAATCAGAAAATTATCAAGATTAATGATTTAAAAGTGAATCTGAATGATATGAATGGTTCTAAAGAAAACTCGGTTGAAAAATTGCGTTTGGTTTTGGAAGCCAATAAAAATGTGCAGGATGTTTTAATGGCAAAATTAGATTCGCTTGTTGTGGCAATGAATGATGATTTGAAAGAATTGAAACGAATGGACATTCTAAATGTTGAAGAATCAAAAAGATTAGAGAAACAATCTTTTGAAGGCATCAATAAAACCAATGAACTGTCTTCTCAATTGAAGAAAGAATTGGCAGAAAACCGAAAAGTTTATGCAGGCTTGATGAATAAAGTGGAGAAAATCGCTGTTGAGGAGAATCAGGAATACAAGAAGAAAATTCGCGAAAGCGAGAAAAAGGCCAATGCAGAACCTTTGCAGCAGCGTTTATCATTAGAAGAAATTAAGCGTTATAAAGATGAGCAGCAAAAAGGGGATGTGCAAAACCAGCTTTTAATAGCCAAAATGGATTCGCTGGATATTCAGAAAAAAATTGAAGTAAAAAGACACATCAGCAAGGCTTCCTATTATAGTATGGAAGCTCGAAAGTTTGATGACAAACTGGCTTTGATTAAACTGAAAAAATATCAGGATGAAGCAGTCAAAAAACAGAAGAAAAACAATACTGTTGAAAATTCAAAAATAATTTCGCTGGAAGAAATGAAACAAGAATTGAAAGACAATCCGTTAAGGGCCGATAAAACAGTAAAAGTAGAAGTTTATGATAATCTTCGAGAAGTTTCGAACGGGTATTACTTAGTTTTGGGTATATTTACAGACGCAGTTGACCGAGATAAGCTTATTATGAAACTCATTGATTCTGGAGATTTTAACGCTAGCTTCTTTTTCAATATTAACAGTCTTTCCTACTATGTTTACAGCGATAAATTCGAAAACATGGAAGAAGTGCTTTATAAATGCAAGAAAAAAGAAGAAGATGAGTTATATAAAGAAATCTTAATTGCCAAAGTAGAAATCGATTTGAGATGA
- a CDS encoding chaperone modulator CbpM — protein MKNRNLIQIKQFCIYHEIENTFITELNNYGLIHIITEENEGYLEPEQLPTIEKMIRMHYDLKINLEGIDAIANLLNKIETLQQNLNTVQNKLRLYEEKETE, from the coding sequence ATGAAAAATAGAAATTTAATCCAGATCAAACAGTTTTGTATCTACCACGAAATTGAAAATACCTTCATAACCGAACTTAATAACTATGGCCTCATTCATATTATAACAGAAGAAAATGAAGGATATTTGGAACCCGAACAGCTCCCAACAATCGAAAAAATGATACGTATGCATTACGATCTTAAAATAAATCTGGAGGGGATTGATGCCATTGCAAACCTTTTGAATAAGATTGAAACCTTACAGCAAAATTTGAATACGGTGCAAAACAAGCTTCGTCTTTATGAAGAAAAAGAAACCGAATAA
- a CDS encoding J domain-containing protein, translating to MDYIDYYKVLDVTKSATEADIKKAYRKLARKYHPDLNPNDKEAEKKFKEINEANEVLSNPENRKKYDKYGKDWKHADEFEKAGYDPNQQQSRQQGGYQYSEGDFSGFGGGDFSGSDFSDFFNSMYGGGRSRSQSKYRGQDFNAELELDLKSAYTTHKQNLTVNGKNIRITIPAGVENGQIIKIPNHGGPGVNGGPNGDLYITFIISNNSDFKREGNNLYADAPIDLYTAVLGGETYINTFDGKVKIKVPAETQPGTKVKLKGKGFPVYKKENQFGDLYITYTIKIPTKLSDREKELFEELAKLRKS from the coding sequence ATGGATTATATCGATTATTATAAAGTATTAGATGTTACCAAATCTGCAACCGAAGCAGACATCAAAAAAGCATATCGAAAACTGGCAAGAAAATATCATCCCGATCTCAATCCGAATGATAAAGAGGCTGAAAAAAAATTTAAGGAAATTAATGAGGCAAACGAAGTCTTAAGCAATCCTGAAAATCGAAAAAAATACGACAAATACGGAAAAGACTGGAAACACGCTGACGAATTTGAAAAGGCAGGTTATGATCCTAATCAGCAGCAAAGCAGACAGCAAGGCGGTTACCAATATTCTGAAGGCGATTTCTCTGGTTTTGGTGGAGGAGATTTTTCGGGCAGCGATTTTTCAGATTTTTTTAATTCGATGTATGGCGGAGGCAGAAGCAGATCGCAGTCCAAATATAGAGGTCAGGATTTTAATGCCGAACTGGAATTAGATCTTAAATCTGCTTACACAACACACAAACAAAATTTGACCGTAAACGGAAAAAACATCCGAATTACGATTCCTGCGGGCGTTGAAAACGGACAGATTATTAAGATTCCAAATCATGGCGGACCTGGCGTAAATGGCGGACCAAACGGAGACTTGTACATCACATTCATAATTTCGAATAATTCAGATTTTAAACGAGAAGGAAATAATTTATATGCTGATGCTCCAATTGATCTGTACACGGCAGTTCTAGGCGGAGAAACGTACATAAATACTTTTGACGGAAAAGTAAAAATCAAAGTTCCTGCAGAAACACAGCCGGGGACAAAAGTAAAATTGAAAGGAAAAGGCTTTCCTGTTTACAAAAAAGAAAATCAGTTTGGTGATTTATACATCACTTACACTATAAAAATTCCAACAAAGCTGTCGGATAGAGAAAAAGAGTTATTTGAAGAACTAGCAAAACTAAGAAAATCATGA
- a CDS encoding Gfo/Idh/MocA family protein, which yields MKTTFFKSAAVLILLFGWTIASAQMIKTKTPSRPKGQQDVLRMAADPIPTVRVAFIGLGMRGPGAVERMTHIPGVEIVALCDMTQENTAKSNEILTKAGFPKAQEFYGDENAWRKVTALPNVDLVYVATDWKHHAIIGVQAMKDGKHVAIEVPGALTMKEIWELIDTSEKTRKHCMQLENCVYDFFELTTLNMAQQGVFGEILHAEGSYIHGLQPFWGEYWNNWRMDYNIKHRGDVYATHGMGPACQALNIHRGDKMNFLVSMDTKAVGNPAYIKEKSGQEIKDFRNGDHTMTMIRTENGKTIHIQHDVTSPRPYSRMYQLSGTKGFANKYPLEGYALDGKELSDDVKPNHEKLSAHSFVPEEVKKALMEKYKHPIAKGIEEQAKKVGGHGGMDFIMDYRLIHCLQKGLPLDMDVYDLAEWSCLGPLTEISLDHNSAPVEIPDFTRGGWNKLKKLEFSE from the coding sequence ATGAAAACTACTTTTTTTAAATCTGCTGCAGTTTTAATTCTTTTGTTTGGATGGACAATCGCCTCTGCACAAATGATTAAGACCAAAACGCCTTCACGCCCTAAAGGACAGCAAGATGTTTTGAGAATGGCTGCTGATCCAATTCCAACCGTTCGCGTTGCTTTCATCGGACTTGGAATGCGCGGTCCTGGCGCTGTCGAACGCATGACACATATTCCGGGTGTAGAGATTGTGGCGTTGTGCGACATGACTCAGGAAAATACTGCAAAATCAAATGAAATTTTAACCAAAGCTGGTTTTCCAAAAGCGCAAGAATTCTATGGTGATGAAAATGCTTGGAGAAAAGTTACGGCCTTGCCAAATGTAGATTTGGTATATGTTGCCACAGATTGGAAACATCATGCTATAATTGGTGTTCAGGCCATGAAGGATGGAAAACACGTTGCAATTGAAGTTCCGGGCGCTTTAACAATGAAAGAAATTTGGGAATTGATTGATACTTCAGAAAAAACGAGAAAACACTGTATGCAACTGGAAAACTGCGTGTACGATTTCTTCGAATTGACGACTTTAAATATGGCACAGCAGGGTGTTTTTGGAGAAATTCTCCACGCTGAAGGCTCTTATATTCATGGATTGCAACCTTTTTGGGGAGAATACTGGAACAACTGGAGAATGGATTACAACATTAAACACCGTGGCGATGTTTATGCGACACACGGAATGGGACCTGCGTGTCAGGCACTAAATATTCACCGCGGTGACAAAATGAATTTCTTGGTTTCTATGGATACAAAAGCCGTTGGAAATCCTGCTTACATTAAAGAAAAATCAGGACAGGAAATTAAAGATTTTAGAAACGGAGATCATACGATGACAATGATTCGTACTGAAAACGGAAAAACAATCCACATTCAGCACGATGTTACTTCTCCTCGTCCCTACAGCAGAATGTATCAATTGAGCGGCACAAAAGGTTTTGCCAATAAATACCCGTTAGAAGGTTATGCCCTTGATGGAAAAGAATTAAGCGACGATGTAAAACCAAATCACGAAAAATTGAGCGCGCACTCTTTTGTTCCTGAAGAAGTGAAAAAAGCGCTAATGGAAAAATACAAACACCCAATCGCAAAAGGAATAGAAGAACAGGCCAAAAAAGTAGGCGGTCACGGCGGAATGGATTTTATTATGGATTATCGTTTAATTCATTGCCTGCAAAAGGGACTTCCGCTAGATATGGATGTTTACGATTTAGCCGAATGGTCTTGCCTTGGCCCATTGACAGAAATTTCATTAGACCATAATTCTGCTCCTGTAGAAATTCCAGATTTCACACGCGGAGGCTGGAACAAACTTAAAAAATTAGAGTTTTCAGAATAA
- a CDS encoding LysM peptidoglycan-binding domain-containing protein translates to MKYYLTLLSLVFFISSSAFSQEKVVKYKVSSGETINQIAQKFKVTPYDIYQLNPDARTGLVPNSVLLIPTKTGEAKKEAAEAKTAAVSGKEIIHEVQPKETFYSIEKKYGISDEALKAANPFLEKTGVQIGQKLVIPAKGSAPKTAAKPAKEKGAEKYVYHDVQPKETKFGIAKQYNMTVEELEKRNPDIVSSLPVGYRLTIKGTAPKTEHVATEATKPAESKKPAESSKKAVTYMDYQVKPKETFYSLGRVFHLSQDELLALNPSLSEGVKEGMVLKVPAGYVAPAPIIAAQVPAEKPADSSVSKSVESSGGGIKIVDKVKSTENENVEIVELTKKRGINERKKVVLLLPFNLAKVQSDTSGTANRIKNDKFLNMTLDFYSGALMAIDSAKTLKLPIDVAIYDSQETKTTSNVVGLTQKLQDADAVIGPFYQSNAETAASMLRSYNVPVISPLSKDSANPIDNLYQTIPSNDVIRNAVFDYMRSKNGNIVAVIDKKKESVINYIKQNQKGVAFASLTETGGLDVANLKSLLIPNRMNYVVMETGNTAMVKATIKAMLDSQKTCQVQLVILEPNSTLDTDEIVFDNLVKLKLMYPSVTRESDEQPVLIYEKQYRLKNKANPTTYATRGFDVTFDTMMRLMQGKTFQETADLMTTQQVDNKFQYYRKEDGGHANKGVYILYYDSDLTLKVAN, encoded by the coding sequence ATGAAATACTATTTAACATTATTGTCTCTTGTATTCTTTATCAGTTCAAGTGCTTTTTCTCAGGAAAAAGTGGTGAAGTATAAAGTGTCAAGCGGTGAAACTATTAATCAGATTGCTCAAAAATTTAAGGTTACGCCTTATGATATTTATCAACTTAATCCAGACGCAAGAACAGGGTTGGTGCCAAATTCTGTGCTGTTGATTCCAACTAAAACAGGGGAGGCAAAAAAAGAAGCTGCTGAGGCTAAAACTGCAGCGGTTTCAGGAAAAGAGATTATTCATGAAGTGCAGCCAAAAGAGACGTTTTACAGCATTGAGAAAAAATACGGAATCTCTGACGAAGCTTTAAAAGCAGCAAATCCGTTTTTGGAGAAGACAGGCGTTCAGATTGGACAGAAATTGGTTATTCCAGCAAAAGGATCGGCTCCAAAAACAGCTGCAAAACCTGCTAAAGAAAAAGGTGCCGAAAAATATGTTTACCATGACGTTCAGCCAAAAGAAACAAAATTTGGAATTGCAAAACAGTACAATATGACTGTAGAAGAATTAGAAAAACGCAATCCGGATATTGTTTCGAGCTTGCCAGTTGGTTACAGGCTTACAATAAAAGGGACTGCACCAAAGACAGAACACGTTGCAACAGAAGCTACAAAACCTGCTGAAAGCAAGAAGCCTGCTGAATCCTCTAAAAAAGCGGTAACGTATATGGATTATCAGGTGAAACCGAAAGAAACTTTCTATAGTTTAGGTAGAGTTTTTCATTTATCGCAAGACGAATTATTGGCATTAAATCCGTCACTTTCTGAAGGAGTAAAAGAAGGAATGGTTTTGAAAGTGCCTGCTGGATATGTAGCTCCTGCACCTATTATAGCTGCGCAAGTGCCTGCTGAAAAACCTGCCGATTCTTCGGTAAGTAAATCAGTAGAAAGCTCTGGCGGAGGAATTAAGATTGTTGATAAAGTAAAATCAACGGAAAATGAAAATGTAGAAATTGTAGAATTAACCAAAAAAAGAGGTATTAATGAACGTAAAAAAGTAGTTTTATTGCTTCCTTTTAATTTGGCTAAAGTGCAAAGCGATACTTCGGGAACTGCTAACAGAATTAAAAATGATAAGTTCTTAAATATGACCTTAGATTTTTATTCTGGAGCTTTGATGGCGATTGATTCTGCAAAAACATTGAAATTGCCAATTGATGTTGCTATTTACGATTCGCAAGAAACAAAAACGACTTCGAATGTTGTAGGTTTGACTCAGAAACTTCAAGATGCAGATGCTGTAATTGGACCATTTTACCAAAGTAACGCAGAAACGGCTGCAAGTATGCTCCGTTCGTATAATGTTCCTGTAATTTCACCTTTGTCAAAAGATAGCGCAAATCCTATTGATAATTTGTACCAAACAATACCTTCAAATGATGTGATCAGAAATGCAGTTTTTGATTATATGCGTTCTAAAAACGGAAATATTGTAGCAGTAATCGATAAGAAAAAAGAGTCGGTAATTAATTATATCAAACAAAATCAGAAAGGGGTTGCATTTGCGTCTCTGACTGAAACTGGCGGTTTGGACGTTGCCAATTTGAAGAGCTTGCTGATACCAAACAGAATGAATTATGTTGTGATGGAAACAGGTAATACAGCGATGGTAAAAGCTACGATAAAAGCGATGCTCGATTCTCAAAAAACGTGTCAGGTTCAATTGGTGATTTTAGAGCCGAATAGCACATTGGATACAGACGAAATTGTTTTTGATAATTTGGTAAAACTAAAATTAATGTATCCTTCTGTAACTCGTGAAAGCGATGAGCAGCCAGTTTTAATTTATGAAAAGCAATATCGCTTGAAAAACAAAGCAAATCCGACGACTTACGCAACAAGAGGATTTGACGTAACGTTTGATACGATGATGCGTTTAATGCAAGGAAAAACATTCCAAGAAACAGCTGATTTGATGACAACTCAGCAGGTAGATAATAAATTTCAATATTATAGAAAAGAAGATGGCGGACACGCTAATAAAGGGGTGTACATCTTATATTATGATAGTGACTTAACTTTAAAAGTAGCAAATTAA